One segment of Pyxidicoccus xibeiensis DNA contains the following:
- the tnpB gene encoding IS66 family insertion sequence element accessory protein TnpB, with amino-acid sequence MRGSSILGRQLLRGDVFLFGGRCRRRAKVLHFDGTGLVLLTKRLFRAASQGPGARRARRPWS; translated from the coding sequence GTGAGGGGCTCGTCCATATTGGGACGGCAGCTGCTCAGGGGCGACGTCTTCCTCTTTGGCGGCCGGTGTCGGCGCCGGGCCAAGGTGCTGCACTTCGACGGCACGGGCCTGGTGCTCCTCACCAAGAGACTCTTCCGGGCCGCTTCGCAAGGCCCTGGTGCGAGGAGGGCGCGCAGGCCGTGGAGCTGA